The nucleotide window ccaaaggcaggcgctaaaccgctgagccacccggggatcctcAGCTTTAGGACTTTAGACTGAACCTAGTGTGGAGCTGAGGACACCGCAGAACATTCTCCTAAAGAGAACTCAGTCTACAGCTACAACAACAAAGCAACACAATCCCAGGTTCTTAAATCGCTGCCTTGTTTCTACATAACGCTCATGAGGTTGTGCTTCCGTAGAGTTTAGACATCTCACCGTAAAATACCGATACcttatggaaaacaaaaacaccaaaaccaCCCAACGTGAAGTCAAAAATCGGGAGGTCACCTGGGTGGATGCTctggtgcttttatttatttattttttttataaatttttatttatttatgatagtcacacagagagagagaggcagagacacaggcagagggagaagcaggctccatgcaccgggagcccgacgtgggatttgatcccgggtctccaggatcgcaccctgggccaaaggcaggcgccaaaccgctgagccacccagggatcccgctctgGTGCTTTTAAAATAGACAGAAAATAATGCAAGACTCAGAACTGGGGAGGGGAAGGCGGGTCTCTGGTCATTTTACCTTTGGACTGGCTTGCGGCCTGCTGGCCCTGAGGTGGCCCAGGCATCTGGGCTGCTACCATGGTCACAGCTGCAGGGCCCTGCAAGATTCTCAGCTGTTGTACCTGCTTCCGGAGCTGAGGCTagggctggggctgaggctgggggtgAGACTGGGAGTCAGACCGGGGCTGGGGGTGAtactggggctggggctgaggctggggctggggctagggctgaccctggggctggggctggggctggggctgggactgaggctggggctggggcaaggGCTGAcactgaggctggggctggggctggggctggggctggggcgagGGCTGACACTgaggctggggctgaggctggggctggggctgggactaGGGCTGAGGCTGCAGCTGGGGCCCTGCAAGATTCTCAGTTGTTGTACCTGcttctggggctggggctgggggtgatgctgaggctggggctggggctgggactgaggctggggctggggctggggctggggctggggctggggggtgagaCTGGGGCCGGGGCTTCAGCTGGGGCtgaccccggggcgggggctggcgctggcgctggcgctggggctggggctgcgacGACGACGCAGGGGACAGCTGCAGTGCCTGCAGAGGACGAGGCTGGCTCTGCCCGGGTGTTCTCTGGCTCTCTGCAGAGCCGAGCTGTGCCAGCGCCGACACCGCTGCCTGGGGCTGCGGCAAACTGCCTTCTGCACCGAACTTCACGAGCACGGCTGGCTGAGCAGAAGAGGCCGCTCTTGGACTCGCCGCACCTTGCGCACTTGACCCCTGTGGCACTGGCTGCGGAGGGCCGGGAGTGAGGGCTTGCTGGAGTCGGTCCTGGGGAATCAGCTGATAGACCTTCTGCTCTGGCTGCTGCCCGGCGTTCAGAAGGAGCGAATCTTGCCGAAGCTCCAGGAGAGTCACTGGCCTGAGGCCTGAAGCgctttttaagaaaaactgaaCGCGGACCGGCGGCGCAGAGGACACTGCCTCTGGTGGCCGAGCTCCCGAGGGCGCGCTGCTGGGCTTACTTGCCGCAGGAGCCGCGGAGCCGGCGGtagagccctgcctggggctgcaggccccCGCCACAGCCTGGGCTCGGCCGCCAGGGCCCGCCGCTTGGACGACGACGCTGCGGCCGGCGGACGTGGCCGTGACCGGGGTGGCCGGGCTGCTCTGGGAGGAGCTGGCGGGGGACAGGGTGGTCGTGGGCAGCCTGCTAACTCCAGCGTCCTGAGTCACAGAGGATTTCTGGGACTTGACCGTGACCGGGGTGGCCGTGGTTCTTGATGAGGAGCCGGCGGTGGGCAAAGCGCCTGCAGGAAACATGCTGACTCGAATCAGTTCCACAGCGGACTTCTGGGACTTGGCCGAGGCCGGGGTGGCCGGGGTGGCCGGGGTGGCCGGGGGCCTCTGTGAGGAGCTGGCGGCGGCCAGGGCGGCTGCAGAGAGCGCGCGAACTCGGATCGCTTCCCCAGGCGGCGGCTGGGACTTGGCCGAGACCCGGGCGGCCGGGGGCCTCTGTGAGGAGctggcggcggccggggcggccgCGGGAAGCGCGCGAACTCGGATCGCGTccccaggcggcggcggcggggagtcGGCCTCCCCAGAGGGCCGCTGGGAGTTGGCCGAGGCCGAGGCCCCGGCCCAGGCCGAGACCGGGGCGGCCAGGGCGGCCGCGGGAAGCGCGCGAACTCGGATCGCTTCCCCGGGCGGCGGCTGGGAGTCGGCAGGGACCCTGGGCGCCAGGGTCCCCTGCGAGGAGCTGCCGGTGGACAGGGCGGCTGCGGGAAGCGGGCTAACTCCAGGCAGGCCCACGGAGGGTTTCTGGGAAAGACTGGGTGGCGCCGGAGCAGGAGCGGGAGGTGGCGACTGAAGGAAGCTGCTGGCCTCCTCCCCTGGAGGAAAACTGTCACCTGGCCAGctctctcctgagctccaggGAAGTCTGATGCGCAGAGGTGGGTGTCTGACGCCCTTCCCCAGGACTGGAGACCAAACCGACACCGCCgccgtcgtcgtcgtcgtcgtcgtcgtcgtcgtcggcTGTTGCGCTGGTTTCCCGGGAGGAGGCCCGCCGGGGCCGGCTGAGCCGCTGGGGCCGGGTGACCACGCGGTGGCCGGGCCCCGGGCCTTCTGCTGGCCCACCGCCTCCGGCCGAACGACTAGCCTCCCGGCGTCAGCCTTGGACTCGGGCGGGACGCGGTTCGGACGGCCATCTGTGGCCGAGCGCGGAGGAGACGTCGGTCGCTCACGGCCGGCTCTGTGCCAGGGCCTTCTCTGTCCACAGAAAGGTGGGTTGCTCGGCGGCTGCGTGGAGGCCGGCTCCGTTGTCTGAGGCTCACGGCCGCCTTCATAGCCAAACACACCATCGTCTCTTACCTCGGGGGCTGGCCAGACCCCTGCAGGGGAGACGTGGCATCTGGCCGGCCTCTTCCCTCTGGCGTATTTCTGCACATCCACTTCAGAAGGGACGGCCAAGTCACAGGGCCTCCGTTTCCACAGATCCACACAGCTCCCTGCTTTAGAAATCTTGAGGTCGTACCGCTGCCCGGCTTGGCTTTGTCTGCTTTTTTTGCAAGAGGCCCATAGTCCCAGCTCGGGAGGAGGTGGGCATTGAGACAGCTCCTGCTGGCGAGTCAGAGAGGGTGCGGAATACCTCCTGAAGCTCCTTTTCATCGGGCGAGTGTTCATCTTCTGCTTGTTATAGAGCAGCCTGTTTGCAGCGCAGGCTACTGACAGAGAAGGGTCAAGACACAGGGGTTCGGCGGTGGCCAAGATCAGCTGGCTCTCAAGCAACAGTTTCTCTTCCTCGGTCCACTGCTGGCCGTCGCTGGTTATGGACTGCATGTCGCAGGCTAAGGTCTGCATCGTGGGGCGCAGGAGAACGTGCCTGGTCTGGTAGCCGGCAGGCTCCCCGTGGCTGCACTGCCTGTAGTCCCGTACCTGTGCTATGACACACCCACAGTGGAAAATGTTAACCTGAGATTGTTCCAGGAGATCCACCAGGGCAGGAGGCAACTCTTCAGCATCCAGGTATTCGAGCAGCTCGCCTTCCTCGTAAGGCAGCCGAATGGTCTCCGAGCAGGAGCCCTGCTTCCCCTCCAGCATCAGCGAATATCCCTCCCCTCCTGGGTGTAGGTTGACCACTAAACACGCCAACGACTCTCTCCTAACCAGCTTCTCTAACAAGTTCGCGTTGCTTCTCAGTTCCTCCGTAGCCTCGGGCTCTTTCCCACACTCTTCCACGTAGATGTCATAGAGCTTTTCAAACAGAGAGGCTGCCCCACTCGACGAGCATTTCCTTTTAGGAGGCCTCTGCTGGGCACTCGCGATGACATAGTCCGCACGGTCCAGAGCTCGTTCTACGGCCTGCTGCATCGTGCTGCAAAAGGGGCCCTACAAAGTAGAGAAAACGCAAGCGCCTTGAGGACTCTACTTCCATCTCTCACGTCTCGCAAGCGCCGCAGCTGCACAGCGGGAGCCACCAGCCTGACTTGCAAATGGTCGGCCAGAAGCCCGCCCCACGAAAGCACCACGCAACGCAACGTACCTGGGATTCGGGGAAACAGCTACACGTGTTGGAGCCACCAGGGCGCCGCCTCTGGAGTCGCTGGGGGCTGGGCCGGAAGTGGAtgggagcccccccgcccccctcccgggCTCAGTGCCCCtgcctccgcccccctccccgcccccaccggaGCATCTGCTTGTGCGCACGTGCGCTCTCTGCAGGCcacgggcgggcgggcgggctgcaGGCCTAGCCCTCCAGGCCTAGGCCTCCTCCTATTGTGGCCTCCGCCTGCAGGCCACGAGGCCCACCGCCCGCACCTCCACCTCCGCGGCAGGGCCAGACCCTTGCTTTACACTTAACGCCCAAGGCACGCAACCGATCCGAGGAATACGcactccccccccgccccccccccacacacaccccgtAAGGTCCCGGTCCACGCCAATTTGCGCAGGAAGGCGGCTTCGGGGAAGCCTTGGAagctgttcctttcttttcttggccAGCGCTTCACCCACAATCGTTCACGGTTTGAGTCTCCTGTCGTGAACGGCAGGGCTGCGCCTGGTGCCCATCACCACTTGAACACACCCCACAGAGTCCACGTGTGTGGCTCCTGCCTACGTGGAGGCTCGCTGTACTTGGTGCAGGCGTCAGAATCCCTCCTTGAATCTTCCAGTGATCTCCTGCCTGGTGGTTGTCATGTGGATGTGCGCATCAACGTGCCTTCCTGATACTTCAGTATTTACCTCCTACTTCCCTGTGTAGCACAGTAAGGGCGTTTTGCAAAGGATGCCGGAGGCAAGTCGCGCCGGCTGGGAATTACAGTTCGGGATTAAACTATCggtttgaaataaataaataaataaataaataaataaataaataaataaataaataaataaataaataaataaataaataaataaataaataaataaataaa belongs to Canis lupus familiaris isolate Mischka breed German Shepherd chromosome X, alternate assembly UU_Cfam_GSD_1.0, whole genome shotgun sequence and includes:
- the LOC119878098 gene encoding transcription factor SPT20 homolog, coding for MQQAVERALDRADYVIASAQQRPPKRKCSSSGAASLFEKLYDIYVEECGKEPEATEELRSNANLLEKLVRRESLACLVVNLHPGGEGYSLMLEGKQGSCSETIRLPYEEGELLEYLDAEELPPALVDLLEQSQVNIFHCGCVIAQVRDYRQCSHGEPAGYQTRHVLLRPTMQTLACDMQSITSDGQQWTEEEKLLLESQLILATAEPLCLDPSLSVACAANRLLYNKQKMNTRPMKRSFRRYSAPSLTRQQELSQCPPPPELGLWASCKKSRQSQAGQRYDLKISKAGSCVDLWKRRPCDLAVPSEVDVQKYARGKRPARCHVSPAGVWPAPEVRDDGVFGYEGGREPQTTEPASTQPPSNPPFCGQRRPWHRAGRERPTSPPRSATDGRPNRVPPESKADAGRLVVRPEAVGQQKARGPATAWSPGPSGSAGPGGPPPGKPAQQPTTTTTTTTTTAAVSVWSPVLGKGVRHPPLRIRLPWSSGESWPGDSFPPGEEASSFLQSPPPAPAPAPPSLSQKPSVGLPGVSPLPAAALSTGSSSQGTLAPRVPADSQPPPGEAIRVRALPAAALAAPVSAWAGASASANSQRPSGEADSPPPPPGDAIRVRALPAAAPAAASSSQRPPAARVSAKSQPPPGEAIRVRALSAAALAAASSSQRPPATPATPATPASAKSQKSAVELIRVSMFPAGALPTAGSSSRTTATPVTVKSQKSSVTQDAGVSRLPTTTLSPASSSQSSPATPVTATSAGRSVVVQAAGPGGRAQAVAGACSPRQGSTAGSAAPAASKPSSAPSGARPPEAVSSAPPVRVQFFLKSASGLRPVTLLELRQDSLLLNAGQQPEQKVYQLIPQDRLQQALTPGPPQPVPQGSSAQGAASPRAASSAQPAVLVKFGAEGSLPQPQAAVSALAQLGSAESQRTPGQSQPRPLQALQLSPASSSQPQPQPRAPTVLRSGSRSWTASGTWVKRHRGAAVSFGDWLTPRSHIASKANQLAMNRRSRHRCLATERQEERTCGQDQAAAGLWLQLGRAHSGNHGAWQEGVGRGCCRI